From a single Sphingobium lignivorans genomic region:
- the kdpF gene encoding K(+)-transporting ATPase subunit F, whose product MTIQLALAGATALGLLIYLVAVLVRPERF is encoded by the coding sequence ATGACCATCCAGCTCGCCCTTGCCGGCGCGACAGCGCTCGGCCTGCTCATCTATCTCGTGGCCGTCCTCGTGCGGCCTGAACGCTTCTAG